In Brienomyrus brachyistius isolate T26 unplaced genomic scaffold, BBRACH_0.4 scaffold53, whole genome shotgun sequence, a single window of DNA contains:
- the mppe1 gene encoding metallophosphoesterase 1 yields the protein MPRLEGKRGAVILSALSVISVFIFCEYIIYYPTILRCHWPRGGEEDGLPALRVLFLADTHLLGAIRGHWFDKLRREWQMERAFQTALWLLQPEIVFILGDIFDEGKWSSRQDWKRDVQRFLRMFRHPRDTELIVLIGNHDVGFHYEMNRYKLDRFQRLFNYTSAKILSRKGVNFVLVNSVAMQGDGCAICQAVEDDLLQLSQDLNCSLQGLPSYAVQEQCRGRRSLPPSAPILLQHYPLYRVSDASCSGKDVAPPEERHLLFKERYDVLSREASKKLLRWFHPRLILSGHTHSACEVLHEQKYPEISVPSFSWRNRNDPSFILGTISPRHFALQKCFLPEESTVIGVYCATGITLALLLTVHCHSLRVGNLKSP from the exons ATGCCGAGACTTGAGGGCAAACGGGGCGCCGTCATTCTTTCGGCACTGTCAGTCATCAgcgtatttattttttgtgaatATATCATATATTACCCGACGATCCTGCGGTGCCACTGGCCCCGGGGGGGTGAAGAGGATGGGCTGCCGGCCCTTCGCGTTTTATTTCTGGCTGATACCCACCTGCTGGGCGCCATCAGGGGACACTGGTTCGACAAACTGCGGAG GGAGTGGCAAATGGAAAGGGCCTTCCAGACCGCTCTCTGGCTCCTGCAGCCTGAGATAGTCTTCATCTTGGGGGACATCTTTGACGAGGGGAAGTGGAGCTCCCGACAG GACTGGAAGCGTGACGTCCAGCGATTTCTGCGGATGTTCCGACACCCCAGAGACACGGAGCTGATCGTACTTATCGGAAACCACGATGTTGGATTCCATTACGA GATGAACAGATACAAGCTGGATCGCTTTCAGAGGCTCTTCAATTACACATCCGCCAAGATTCTCAGCAGGAAAGGGGTTAA CTTCGTGCTGGTGAACAGCGTGGCCATGCAGGGTGACGGCTGTGCTATCTGCCAGGCCGTCGAGGATGACCTGCTTCAGCTGTCCCAGGACCTCAACTGCTCTTTGCAG GGCCTGCCGTCATACGCCGTGCAGGAACAGTGCCGCGGCAGACGGAGCCTGCCTCCCTCCGCTCCCATCCTCCTGCAG CACTACCCTCTGTACAGAGTCAGTGATGCCAGCTGCTCAGGGAAAGATGTAGCTCCACCGGAAGAGCGACACCTGCTGTTTAAAGAGCGATACGACGTGCTCTCCAGGGAGGCCTCCAAGAAG CTGCTGAGGTGGTTTCATCCCCGCCTCATCCTCAGTGGTCACACCCACAGCGCATGCGAGGTCCTGCATGAGCAGAAGTACCCCGAGATCAGCGTGCCCTCCTTCAGCTGGAGGAACCGCAACGACCCCAGCTTCATCCTG GGCACCATCTCCCCAAGACACTTCGCCCTCCAGAAGTGCTTCCTCCCTGAAGAGAGCACGGTCATCGGTGTTTACTGTGCCACCGGCATCACCCTCGCCCTCTTGCTCACTGTCCACTGCCACTCCCTCAGGGTTGGCAATCTCAAGTCCCCATGA